Proteins encoded by one window of Streptomyces uncialis:
- a CDS encoding DUF7144 family membrane protein, which translates to MSSTTPPPAGTPRTDRPDHRRDSWITGGTVFAGVLMIVSGVLSVLNGIAALAKDDVYARVGDYVFGFSLTSWGWIHIVLGVLVAIVGYGILKGADWARATGVGLAALSVVLNFMWLPYLPLWALISIAIGIFVIWALCSGAGREERVL; encoded by the coding sequence ATGAGCAGCACGACACCCCCGCCCGCGGGCACCCCGCGGACGGACCGGCCCGACCACCGCCGCGACAGCTGGATCACCGGCGGAACCGTCTTCGCCGGGGTACTGATGATCGTCTCCGGTGTGCTGTCGGTCCTCAACGGCATCGCGGCGCTCGCCAAGGACGATGTGTACGCGCGGGTCGGCGACTACGTCTTCGGGTTCAGCCTGACCAGCTGGGGCTGGATCCACATCGTGCTGGGCGTGCTCGTCGCGATCGTCGGCTACGGCATCCTGAAGGGCGCCGACTGGGCGCGTGCCACGGGTGTCGGACTGGCCGCGCTGAGCGTCGTCCTCAACTTCATGTGGCTGCCGTACCTGCCGCTGTGGGCGCTCATCTCCATCGCCATCGGCATCTTCGTGATCTGGGCGCTGTGCAGCGGGGCGGGCCGCGAGGAGCGGGTGCTCTAG